A single Panthera uncia isolate 11264 chromosome E2 unlocalized genomic scaffold, Puncia_PCG_1.0 HiC_scaffold_19, whole genome shotgun sequence DNA region contains:
- the POLR2I gene encoding DNA-directed RNA polymerase II subunit RPB9 isoform X1 gives MEPDGTYEPGFVGIRFCQECNNMLYPKEDKENRILLYACRNCDYQQEADNSCIYVNKITHEVDELTQIIADVSQDPTLPRTEDHPCQKCGHKEAVFFQSHSARAEDAMRLYYVCTAPHCGHRWTE, from the exons ATGGAACCGGACGGGACCTATGAGCCGGGTTTCGTGGGTATTCGATTCTGCCAGGAATG tAACAACATGCTTTACCCCAAGGAGGACAAGGAGAACCGCATTCTGCTCTACGCG TGCCGGAATTGTGATTACCAGCAGGAAGCCGACAACAGCTGCATCTACGTCAACAAAATCACGCACGAAGTGGA CGAACTGACCCAGATCATCGCTGACGTGTCCCAGGACCCCACGTTGCCGCGGACCGAGGACCACCCGTGCCAAAA GTGTGGCCACAAGGAGGCGGTGTTCTTCCAGTCACATAGTGCCCGTGCCGAG GACGCCATGCGCTTGTACTATGTGTGCACGGCCCCACACTGTGGCCACCGCTGGACCGAGTGA
- the OVOL3 gene encoding putative transcription factor ovo-like protein 3 codes for MPRVFLVRSRRPQPSNWGHLPDQLRGDAYVPDCSNQRGPSAHQSSGLGDSWAAPMQGSLASTPRGPGTLGCPLCPKAFPLQRMLTRHLKCHSPARRHVCRCCGKGFHDAFDLKRHMRTHTGIRPFRCGACGKAFTQRCSLEAHLAKVHGQPASYAYRERREKLHVCEDCGFTCSRPDTYVQHRALHCVETVHPHNT; via the exons ATGCCCCGTGTCTTCCTGGTCAGGAGTCGGCGTCCACAGCCATCCAACTGGGGCCACTTGCCCGACCAGCTCCGGGGAGATGCCTATGTCCCAG ACTGCAGCAACCAGCGGGGCCCATCAGCACACCAGTCTTCTGGCCTTGGGGACTCTTGGGCAGCG CCTATGCAGGGCAGTCTGGCCTCCACTCCCAGGGGCCCTGGGACACTTGGCTGCCCACTCTGCCCCAAGGCCTTCCCTTTGCAGCGCATGCTGACACGGCACCTCAAGTGCCACAGCCCTGCACGCCGCCACGTGTGCCGCTGCTGTGGCAAGGGCTTTCACGATGCCTTCGACCTCAAGCGCCACATGAGGACTCACACTG GGATCCGGCCATTCCGCTGTGGAGCTTGCGGGAAAGCATTTACTCAGCGCTGCTCACTTGAAGCTCATCTTGCTAAGGTGCACGGGCAGCCAGCCAGCTACGCTTATCGTGAGCGCCGGGAGAAGCTGCATGTGTGTGAGGACTGTGGCTTCACATGCTCGCGGCCTGACACCTATGTGCAGCATCGTGCCCTGCACTGTGTTGAGACTGTGCACCCACACAACACATGA
- the POLR2I gene encoding DNA-directed RNA polymerase II subunit RPB9 isoform X2: MLYPKEDKENRILLYACRNCDYQQEADNSCIYVNKITHEVDELTQIIADVSQDPTLPRTEDHPCQKCGHKEAVFFQSHSARAEDAMRLYYVCTAPHCGHRWTE; encoded by the exons ATGCTTTACCCCAAGGAGGACAAGGAGAACCGCATTCTGCTCTACGCG TGCCGGAATTGTGATTACCAGCAGGAAGCCGACAACAGCTGCATCTACGTCAACAAAATCACGCACGAAGTGGA CGAACTGACCCAGATCATCGCTGACGTGTCCCAGGACCCCACGTTGCCGCGGACCGAGGACCACCCGTGCCAAAA GTGTGGCCACAAGGAGGCGGTGTTCTTCCAGTCACATAGTGCCCGTGCCGAG GACGCCATGCGCTTGTACTATGTGTGCACGGCCCCACACTGTGGCCACCGCTGGACCGAGTGA